GCTGGGGGCGGTGCTGGTGGGCCGGGTGGTGCTGGGACTGGCGGTGGCAGGCACCATGACCGCCGGCGGCGCACTGGTCAACGACCTGTTCGCCGGGGCGGCGCGCGGCAGGTTTCTGAGCCAGCAGGCGGCCTTCACCAGTTTTGGCGGGGCGGTGCTGCTGCCGCTGGGCGGGGTGCTCGCGGGGGTGGGCTGGCGCGCTCCTTTTGGGCTGTACCTGATCTCGCTGCTGCTGGTGCCGCTGGTGCTGCGCCTGCCGCGGGGGGTGCCCGCCGCCAGCGGCCCCGCCGAGGCGGCCACCCGGCCGCGCTGGGGCGTGATCGGTGTGGTCTACGGGCTGGCACTGGCGTACATGGTCGCCTTTTACCTGATGCCCGCCCAGGGCCCCTTCCTGCTGCGGAGTCTGGGAGCCGCCCCCGCCGCCACCGGGGTGATGCTGGGCGCCTTCACGCTGACGGCGGCCATGACCTCGCTGGGCTACTCGCGCCTGTCCGGACGTTTTCTGGCGCGGCGGGCAGCGGCGCTGGGCATGTTGCTGCTCGCCGGCGGCTGGGCGCTGGTGGCGGGCGCACACAGCCTGGGCGCGGTGCTGCCGGGCCTGGTCGTGGCAGGCCTGGGCGGCGGCCTGGTCTTTCCCAACCTCAACGCCTGGCTCGCCGACGTGACGCCCGCCGCGTGGCGGGGCCGGGTCGTTGCGGGCATGAGCAGCGCCGTCTTCCTGGGGCAGTTTCTCAGCCCGCTGCTGCTCGCCGCCCCCGCCGCCCACCCGGCCCAGGGCTTCGTGTGGGGCGCGCTCGCCATCGGCGTGATCGGCGCGGCGCTGCTGGGCTTCAGCGCGTGGCCGGGGCGGGGCATGGCGGAGGCCACAGGCCAGAGCGGGTCAGGCAGCTAGGCCCCGGCCTGCTCCCCCAGCGCGGCGCGCAGGCGCTCCAGTGCGTCTTGCAGAATCTCCCGGCTGGTGGCGAAGTTCAGGCGGATCAAGCCCTGCACACCGGGCTTGAAGGCCTCGGGGGCAAAGGTGGGGCCGTCGTGCACGGCCACCCTGGCCTCTTCCAGCAGGAAGTTCTGAATGTTGCCGGCCTGCGGATGGGCGCGCAGGTCCAGCCACGCGAGGTAGGTGCTCTCGACCGGATGGAACCGGACCCACGGTAGGTGCTCGCGCAGGTAACCGGTCAGAAAGTCGCGGTTGGCACGCAGGTAGGCCACCGTGTCGGCCAGCCACGGACCGCCGCCTTGCAGGGCAGCCTGCCACATGGTCACGCTCAGGGCAGACTCGTGGCCCATCAGCCCCCCGGCGGCGGCCCGCACCCGCTTGACCAGTTCGGCGTCGTGGCCGATCATCGCGCCGATGCCCAGCCCGGCGGTGTTGAAGGCCTTGCACGGCCCGGTCAGCGTCAGGGTGAGGCCCCGCACCCGCGGGTCGGCGGCAAACGATTCAAAGGGCGCGTCTGTAAAACGCAGGTCGGCGTGCAGCTCGTCGCTCACCACGTACAGGTTGTGGCGCACGACCAGATCGCGCAGCCGCTCGAGCTCTTCGTGGGTCCACACCCGCCCGGTGGGGTTGTGGGGGTGACACAGCAGCAGCAGGTCGGTGTGGGCGGCGGCCGCCTCCAGCCCGTCCCAGTCGATGCGGTAGCCGTCCTCGGTGTCCAGCAGCTCCACGGCAGCCACCTCGCGCCCCTGCCCAGTGATGCTCAGGTGAAAGGGGTGGTACACCGGGGTCATGGTGAGCACCCGGTCGCCGGGCCGGGTCAGTGCGGCCACCGACGAATAGATGCCCGGCACCACGCCGGGCAGCAGGATGATGCCGCCCTCCGGCAGGTCGCTCAGGCCGTGGGTGGCGAGCTTGGCACGCAGCAGGGTGTGCAGCGTGGGATCGCCCATCAGCTGGTGGTAGCCCAACCCACGGTCCAGACGGCCATGCAACGCGGCCAGGATGGACGGCGCGACCGGAAAGTCCATGTCCGCGATCCACATAGGAATCACGTCCGGGCCGTAGGCGGTCCACTTCAGCGAGTCGGGGTGGCGCAGGGCCGCCCGGTCCAGGGAGTCACGGGAGGCCTCGGCCTCGGGCGGGCGGGTCGGCGGGGTCATGTCTGGCAGGATACGCCCGCCACGCCGGAGCGCGTAGACTGGCGGCGATGCTGGCGATCATAGGCGCGATGGATGAAGAGATTGAGTTGTTGCTGGCTGACCTGCAGGGCCGCGAGGACCTGGGTTTTCCCGGCGTGACCCTGCACCGGGGCGTGCTGGACGGCGTGGACGTGCTGCTCACGCGCGGCGGCATCGGCAAGGTAAATGCGGCGATGACCACCACGCAGCTGCTGAATGCCGGGGCCACACAGGTGATCTTTACCGGCGTGGCGGGCGGCGTTCACCCGGAGCTGCGGGTGGGCGACATCGTGGTGAGCACCGACTGCGTGCAGCACGACGTGGATGTCACGGCCCTGGGCTACGCGGTAGGCACGGTCCCCGGCGAGGCCCCCGCCTGGGCCGCCGATCCGGAGCTGCGGGCCGTGGCCCTGGCCTCTGCCCAGGTCATACCGAACGTGCGGGTGGTGGAGGGCCGGGTCGCCAGTGGCGATCAGTTCATCGCCTCGCCCGAGGGAGCCGCGCGGCTGCTCGGAACCTTCGGGGCCGCCTGCGCCGAGATGGAGGGCGCGGCCGTGGCGCAGGTGTGTGCCAAGGCCGGCGTGCCCTTCGTGGTCATCCGCAGCGTCAGCGACACGGCAGACGGCGGCGCGCAGGTGGATTACCGCGAGTTTATGCCCCGGGTCGCCCGCCACGCCAAGACGGTGGTGCGCGGCATGCTCGCGCGGCTTTCCA
This DNA window, taken from Deinococcus aerophilus, encodes the following:
- a CDS encoding MalY/PatB family protein; this translates as MTPPTRPPEAEASRDSLDRAALRHPDSLKWTAYGPDVIPMWIADMDFPVAPSILAALHGRLDRGLGYHQLMGDPTLHTLLRAKLATHGLSDLPEGGIILLPGVVPGIYSSVAALTRPGDRVLTMTPVYHPFHLSITGQGREVAAVELLDTEDGYRIDWDGLEAAAAHTDLLLLCHPHNPTGRVWTHEELERLRDLVVRHNLYVVSDELHADLRFTDAPFESFAADPRVRGLTLTLTGPCKAFNTAGLGIGAMIGHDAELVKRVRAAAGGLMGHESALSVTMWQAALQGGGPWLADTVAYLRANRDFLTGYLREHLPWVRFHPVESTYLAWLDLRAHPQAGNIQNFLLEEARVAVHDGPTFAPEAFKPGVQGLIRLNFATSREILQDALERLRAALGEQAGA
- a CDS encoding 5'-methylthioadenosine/adenosylhomocysteine nucleosidase, giving the protein MLAIIGAMDEEIELLLADLQGREDLGFPGVTLHRGVLDGVDVLLTRGGIGKVNAAMTTTQLLNAGATQVIFTGVAGGVHPELRVGDIVVSTDCVQHDVDVTALGYAVGTVPGEAPAWAADPELRAVALASAQVIPNVRVVEGRVASGDQFIASPEGAARLLGTFGAACAEMEGAAVAQVCAKAGVPFVVIRSVSDTADGGAQVDYREFMPRVARHAKTVVRGMLARLSTAP
- a CDS encoding MFS transporter: MPRAALSAPSTPALPDGLTRLTLLLLAALTIMSGATIAPALPAMQTHFADQPNAGLLVKLALTIVGLAIALSAPLSGVLADRFGRRPVLLVSLLLYAVGGASGLFVQSLGAVLVGRVVLGLAVAGTMTAGGALVNDLFAGAARGRFLSQQAAFTSFGGAVLLPLGGVLAGVGWRAPFGLYLISLLLVPLVLRLPRGVPAASGPAEAATRPRWGVIGVVYGLALAYMVAFYLMPAQGPFLLRSLGAAPAATGVMLGAFTLTAAMTSLGYSRLSGRFLARRAAALGMLLLAGGWALVAGAHSLGAVLPGLVVAGLGGGLVFPNLNAWLADVTPAAWRGRVVAGMSSAVFLGQFLSPLLLAAPAAHPAQGFVWGALAIGVIGAALLGFSAWPGRGMAEATGQSGSGS